The Brachyhypopomus gauderio isolate BG-103 chromosome 2, BGAUD_0.2, whole genome shotgun sequence genome contains a region encoding:
- the LOC143497175 gene encoding ADP-ribosylation factor 4 codes for MGLTISSLVSRLFGKKQMRILMVGLDAAGKTTILYKLKLGEIVTTIPTIGFNVETVEYKNICFTVWDVGGQDKIRPLWRHYFQNTQGLIFVVDSNDRERIAESAEELSKMLQEDELRDAVLLVFANKQDLPNAMAVSELTDKLGLQSLRSRTWYVQATCATQGTGLYEGLDWLSNELSKR; via the exons ATGGGACTTACTATTTCTTCGCTCGTAAGCAGACTCTTTGGGAAGAAACAGATGAGAATACTTATGG TGGGTCTAGACGCTGCAGGTAAAACCACTATATTGTACAAACTAAAACTTGGAGAAATCGTGACTACCATTCCAACTATTG GATTTAATGTGGAGACAgttgaatataaaaacatctGTTTCACTGTTTGGGATGTTGGTGGCCAGGATAAGATTCGTCCACTCTGGAGACACTACTTTCAGAATACTCAG GGTCTCATCTTTGTGGTGGACAGCAATGACAGAGAAAGGATAGCTGAGTCAGCAGAGGAGCTTTCTAAAATG TTGCAGGAAGATGAGCTGAGGGACGCCGTGCTGCTGGTGTTTGCAAACAAACAGGATCTGCCTAATGCCATGGCAGTCAGTGAGCTCACAGACAAACTGGGCCTGCAGAGTCTACGCAGCAGAACg TGGTATGTTCAAGCAACCTGTGCTACACAAGGCACTGGGCTCTACGAAGGACTTGACTGGTTGTCCAACGAGCTGTCCAAACGCTAG
- the trim35-30 gene encoding tripartite motif containing 35-30, which produces MASRPSLTEEDFSCPVCCDIFRDPILLACSHTICKGCLRTFWDQRGALECPICRSVSPSASPPSNIVLRSMCEAVLRERSRRLSVEMGGICSLHSQALTVFCTKDQRPVCHMCTDSRAHSTHTFCSIQDAARDLKKELQMKLKPLHEKLRLYEDFKQSYVDTEEHIKMQTKQAEAQIKSEFQKLHNFLWDEEASRIAALRAEDVQRSQAVKKRIEKITAQISSLLDVIKATEEETAGEDLPFLLNYKTSVERTQAKLYKPEKFSDVLINVAKHLGNLSFQVLEKMHSIIHYTPVVLDPNTARADLVVSDDLTTVVCSSERQSLPANSERFEGYASVLGSEGFTSGTHWWEVEVGDNTGWAVGLISESVYKHRENLSRFGLWYVGFSNGKYGKGYSPEILSVLRVGERLQKVRVQLDYDKGKVTFVDSGRNTCLHIFKYAFAERVFPYFYSHCKLHPLRIIPGRSSVTVHMPS; this is translated from the exons ATGGCTTCCAGACCCTCCCTCACCGAGGAGGACTTCTCCTGCCCCgtgtgctgtgacatcttcagAGACCCCATCCTCCTAGCCTGCTCCCACACTATCTGCAAGGGCTGCCTGCGCACCTTCTGGGACCAGCGGGGCGCTCTGGAGTGTCCCATCTGCAGGAGCGTGTCCCCCAGCGCCTCGCCCCCCTCCAACATCGTCCTGCGCAGCATGTGTGAGGCCGTGCTGAGGGAACGCAGCCGGAGGCTCTCCGTGGAGATGGGGGGCATCTGCAGCCTGCACAGCCAGGCCCTCACCGTCTTCTGCACCAAAGACCAGAGGCCCGTGTGCCACATGTGCACCGACTCCCGagcccacagcacacacactttctgctCCATCCAGGACGCGGCACGAGATCTGAAG AAAGAGCTTCAGATGAAACTGAAGCCCTTACATGAGAAGCTGAGGCTGTATGAAGACTTCAAACAGTCCTATGTTGACACAGAAGAGCATATTAAG ATGCAGACCAAACAAGCAGAAGCTCAAATTAAGAGTGAGTTTCAGAAGCTCCACAACTTCCTCTGGGATGAAGAGGCATCCAGGATAGCTGCACTGAGGGCTGAAGATGTCCAGAGGAGCCAGGCTGTGAAGAAGAGGATTGAGAAGATTACAGCACAGATATCTTCTCTCCTGGACGTCATCAAAGCCACTGAAGAGGAGACTGCAGGGGAGGACTTGCCCTTTCTGTTG AACTACAAGACTTCAGTAGAAAG AACCCAAGCCAAGTTATACAAACCAGAGAAGTTCTCTGATGTACTGATCAATGTGGCAAAGCACCTGGGTAACCTCAGCTTTCAAGTACTGGAGAAGATGCACAGTATTATACACTACA CCCCTGTGGTTCtagaccccaacactgcccgCGCAGACCTCGTGGTGTCGGATGATCTGACGACTGTGGTCTGCAGCAGCGAGCGTCAGTCGCTTCCTGCTAACTCTGAGAGGTTTGAAGGCTATGCTTCTGTCCTGGGCTCAGAAGGCTTCACCTCAGGGACTCACTGGTGGGAGGTTGAGGTCGGAGACAACACGGGATGGGCCGTGGGACTGATCTCCGAGTCTGTGTACAAGCACAGAGAGAACCTCTCACGGTTCGGGCTATGGTATGTCGGTTTCTCTAATGGTAAATATGGGAAAGGTTACTCACCAGAAATCCTGTCCGTGCTGCGGGTTGGCGAGAGACTGCAGaaggtcagagttcagctggactaTGATAAGGGCAAAGTGACCTTTGTGGACTCAGGGCGAAATACTTGCTTGCATATTTTCAAATATGCTTTCGCTGAAAGAGTTTTCCCTTACTTTTACAGCCACTGTAAACTTCATCCTCTTAGGATAATACCAGGAAGGTCCTCAGTGACAGTTCACATGCCCAGTTAG
- the rabl2 gene encoding RAB, member of RAS oncogene family-like 2, producing MLPGMAGHASVGPALQQRASDAYDSDERVKIICLGDSAVGKSKLMERFLMDGYVPQQLSTCALTLYKYTTTINGKPVLVDFWDTAGQERFQSMHPSYYHKAHACIMVFDVQRKLTYKNLSNWYKELREYRPEIPCLVVANKIDADMRVTQKSFNFAKKQGLPFYFVSAADGTNVVKVFKDAINMALSYKKNSSDFMDEVMRELENFQLESKEDSSDKGEKCNEDSTDSA from the exons ATGCTCCCGGGGATGGCGGGGCACGCGAGCGTGGGTCCCGCGCTGCAGCAGCGCGCGAGCGACGCGTACGACTCCGACGAGCGCGTGAAGATCATCTGTCTCGGGGACAGCGCGGTGGGCAAATCCAA GTTAATGGAAAGATTCCTTATGGATGGGTA TGTCCCGCAGCAGCTGTCCACCTGCGCCCTGACCCTGTATaaatacaccaccaccatcaacggGAAGCCCGTCCTAGTTG ATTTTTGGGACACAGCTGGTCAGGAGCGATTTCAGAGCATGCACCCTTCTTATTACCACAAAGCACATGCGTGTATCATG GTCTTTGACGTCCAGAGGAAATTAACATATAAGAATCTTTCAAACTGGTATAAGGAACTGCGAGAATACAGACCAGAAATTCCATGTCTAGTGGTGGCTAACAAAATAGACG CGGACATGAGGGTTACACAGAAGAGCTTTAACTTTGCAAAGAAGCAAGGATTACCTTTTTACTTTGTATCTGCTGCTGATGGTACCAATGTGGTCAAG GTTTTTAAAGATGCCATTAATATGGCCTTGTCTTACAAGAAAAACTCCAGCGACTTCATGGATGAGGTCATGAGAGAActtgag AACTTTCAACTGGAGAGCAAAGAAGACTCTTCTGATAAAGGGGAGAAGTGTAATGAGGACAGTACGGATTCGGCTTGA
- the cimap1b gene encoding ciliary microtubule associated protein 1B yields MPASDVCVGSWRPHRPRGAIAALYSSPGPKYALPGATGLNDHDPRKWKAPAYSFGSRHRQFSLSCSPGPGYLVPSNITRVGRDGSPAYSVYSRPKDLQLFQTPGPGRYCPEKAGKTTYYSAPAFSLSSRTKAFQNDQTPGPAAYMLPSVFGPNTVNKLSAPNFSLIGRSKIGSFHEDLQKTPGPGTYRVVDPNVYRSKPPQFSMTGRNGMPGDTTKKPGPGAHHPELVTMTLQKAPGFSFGIRHSEFVAPLIVDISD; encoded by the exons ATGCCAGCCAGTGATGTTTGTGTTGGTTCCTGGAGGCCACACAGGCCAAGAGGAGCTATTGCTGCTCTGTACAGCAGTCCAGGGCCTAAATATGCTCTCCCTGGAGCTACAG GTTTAAATGATCATGACCCACGCAAATGGAAGGCTCCTGCATACAGTTTTGGCTCTCGCCATCGACAGTTCAGTCTCAGCTGTTCTCCAGGACCGGGCTACCTTGTACCCTCCAATATTACCAGAGTTGGGCGTGATGGCAGTCCCGCATACTCCGTGTACAGCAGACCCAAAGACCTGCAGCTCTTCCAGACCCCTGGGCCAG GGCGATATTGCCCTGAGAAAGCAGGCAAAACTACATATTATTCTGCTCCTGCATTCTCGCTGTCATCCAGGACCAAAGCATTCCAGAATGACCAAACACCAG GGCCTGCTGCGTATATGCTGCCCTCAGTGTTTGGCCCAAACACAGTGAATAAATTATCAGCCCCAAACTTCTCTCTTATTGGCCGTAGCAAAATAGGCAGCTTCCATGAAGACCTGCAGAAG ACTCCGGGTCCAGGAACCTACAGGGTTGTGGATCCAAATGTGTACAGAAGCAAACCCCCCCAGTTCAGTATGACTGGCCGTAATGGCATGCCTGGTGACACAACCAAGAAACCAGGCCCAGGAGCTCACCACCCAGAGCTG GTGACCATGACACTACAGAAAGCCCCTGGTTTCTCCTTTGGTATTCGTCACTCTGAGTTTGTTGCCCCACTGATTGTGGACATCTCAGATTAA